A stretch of Malus sylvestris chromosome 11, drMalSylv7.2, whole genome shotgun sequence DNA encodes these proteins:
- the LOC126590784 gene encoding vacuolar cation/proton exchanger 5-like, with the protein MMNYKPGIQSQLEMESLGKGSIHEFEDESLFPPKTDAQKTSSIEAVGECSFSGGSQACGDEVWRNIFYRSIKTVVFSTKLNLLMPFGPLAIFVSKLTGHNGWVFVLSLLGITPLAERLGYATEQLAFYTGATVGGLLNATFGNATELIISIYALKRGMLRVVQQSLLGSILSNMLLVLGCAFFSGGLVFQEKEQVFNKATAVVNSGLLLMAVMGLLFPAVLHYTHTEVHFGKSELALSRFSSCVMLLAYAAYLFFQLKSQHNQYVPLNEEEIQNEENADDDEAPEISKWESIIWLSIMTAWISIVSEYLVNAIEGASIAWNMPISFISVILLPIVGNAAEHASAIMFAMKDKLDISLGVAIGSSTQISMFGIPFCVVVGWIMGRPMDLNFQLFETATLFITVLVVAFLLQDGTSNYFKGLMLILCYLIVAASFFVHVDPSPAAEETQTKT; encoded by the exons ATGATGAATTATAAGCCTGGAATCCAGTCTCAACTTgaa ATGGAATCACTGGGTAAGGGATCAATACATGAGTTTGAGGATGAGAGTCTTTTTCCTCCAAAGACAGATGCTCAAAAGACAAGTTCTATTGAAGCTGTGGGAGAATGTTCGTTTTCAGGAGGTTCACAAGCTTGCGGTGATGAAGTGTGGAGGAATATTTTTTATAGAAGCATAAAGACTGTTGTTTTCTCAACTAAACTCAACTTGCTTATGCCTTTTGGACCGCTAGCGATATTTGTCTCTAAGCTAACCGGCCATAAT GGCTGGGTCTTTGTTTTGAGCTTGTTGGGTATAACACCTTTAGCTGAGCGTTTAGGTTATGCTACCGA GCAGCTGGCATTCTATACTGGAGCTACTG TTGGGGGTCTTTTAAATGCTACTTTTGGAAATGCAACAGAACTGATTATATCAATATATGCACTGAAACGTGGAATGTTACGCGTTGTTCAGCAGTCGTTATTAGGCTCTATTCTGTCAAACATGTTGCTGGTGCTTGGCTGTGCATTCTTCAGTGGTGGACTTGTTTTTCAAGAGAAAGAACAGGTGTTTAACAAG GCAACTGCTGTTGTAAATTCAGGCTTGTTGTTAATGGCAGTCATGGGCCTACTTTTTCCAGCTGTCTTGCACTACACTCACACTGAGGTGCATTTCGGAAAGTCAGAGTTGGCACTATCAAGATTTAGCAGCTGTGTCATGCTCCTGGCATATGCTGCTTATCTTTTCTTCCAGTTAAAGAGTCAGCATAATCAATATGTTCCTCTAAATGAG GAAGAGATTCAGAATGAAGAGAATGCAGATGACGATGAAGCTCCTGAGATATCTAAATGGGAATCAATAATTTGGCTATCAATAATGACTGCTTGGATCTCAATTGTATCCGAATATTTAGTTAATGCCATAGAG GGAGCATCTATAGCATGGAACATGCCAATTTCATTTATCAGCGTTATTTTGCTCCCAATTGTGGGTAATGCCGCAGAGCATGCCAGTGCTATTATGTTTGCCATGAAGGACAAGCTT GACATTTCTTTGGGAGTGGCAATAGGGTCGTCAACGCAGATATCCATGTTTGGG ATTCCTTTCTGCGTGGTTGTTGGGTGGATTATGGGGCGCCCAATGGACTTGAACTTTCAGCTTTTTGAGACGGCAACCCTTTTCATAACTGTCTTAGTTGTAGCCTTCTTGCTGCAG GATGGAACCTCTAATTACTTCAAAGGGTTGATGCTTATTCTTTGTTATCTGATAGTTGCTGCAAGTTTCTTTGTTCACGTAGATCCTTCTCCGGCAGCAG AGGAAACGCAAACAAAAACGTAA